One genomic region from Clarias gariepinus isolate MV-2021 ecotype Netherlands chromosome 20, CGAR_prim_01v2, whole genome shotgun sequence encodes:
- the nop10 gene encoding H/ACA ribonucleoprotein complex subunit 3 translates to MFLQFYLNENGERVYTLKKVDPEGRPTSSAHPARFSPDDKFSRHRVTVKKRFGLLLTQQPRPVL, encoded by the exons ATGTTTCTGCAGTTTTACCTTAACGAGAACGGAGAGCGAGTTTACACACTGAAG AAAGTGGATCCAGAGGGACGGCCGACCAGTTCTGCCCATCCGGCTCGCTTCTCTCCTGACGACAAGTTTTCCAGACACCGAGTGACCGTGAAGAAACGCTTTGGCCTCCTGCTCACCCAGCAGCCACGACCTGTCCTGTGA